CAATATTTTTATGTTTCATATTTAAAACTTTAACTATTGAACAAGCCATTTTTGAACTTTTTTCAAAACCAGATTCTCTAACCACTTTTCTAATCTCTCTTTTTAAAAGTAAATCAGACATAATCTATCCTTTATGATAATAATTCTCAGAATCTTACATGAATATAACTTAAAATAATATAAAATGATAATTATTATCATTAATATTTAATAAAATTTATGTTTACTTTGATAGATACTTTTATTCATATAATATTGATAATAATTATCTAAATTAATTATGTTAATAATCTATTAAATATATTTGAATATAATTTGTACAAAAAAAGGGGATTTCTTTGTACAAACTAATTATTATGCTAGTTTTCTGTTCACTACTTAGTGCTAATGAGTTAAGTATTTTAAAAGATAGTAAAAAACAATTAAGGCAGACAGAAAAACAAAGAATAGAAGAAAAATATAATTCAGCAAATAAAGATTGGATAGCACCTATTACTATTAGTTCTGGGATAAAAAGGGGACACTCTTTTTCATCTCAAAGTGATAACTTGACAAAGAGTGTTTCAATAGGCTTTACTCAATCAATATATAAATCAGGCGGAATAGAATTTACAATAAAAAATGCAAAAGATGTTCTAAATTCTGATTTGATTAATTGGGAGATAGAAAATAATGCAATATTAGAAACTATTTATGAAACACTATTACAAATAAAGCAATTAAAAATCCAAATAGAACAAAATAAATACTCTTTGAAAAATAAAGAAATTCAATTGGAATTAAAAAAGATACAATATGAAGCAGGAAATGCAGATATTACTGAATTAAATAATGCAATTATTGATAAAAATAGTCAATTTAAACAAAATATAGCAACAGAAAATGCATTAAAAGACAAAGAGTATGAACTTTCAAAATATACAAATTTGAAATATGACCAAATAGAGTTGCTTGATTTTAAAGGTATAAATAAAAAAGACTTTATAAACAACAATTTAAATATAAAATATGAAAAAGCACAAGTTGAATCATTGGATAGTTCTTATAAGAAATTAAAAAGTACTTATCTTCCTCAAGTTACTTTAGGAACAAGTTATGCTTATTCTAAAAATAATGATATGGTAAATGATTATGAAACAAGTTCAAAAGATGGTTCTATTTCTCTAAATGTTTCTATGCCAATATATGATATAAACAAATCTTCTACACTTGAAGAATCAAGATTGAGTCTTCTTAAACAAAAACTCAATTTAAATGATATAAAAGAGCAAATAAAATATGAATATGATCAAATTCTAAATCAAATTGATACCTATGAAAAACAAGCTAAAGTTATAAAAGATAATCTAAACTTGTATACTGAACTTATTAATGCAAATAAAAGCTCAAATGATGCAGGTATGAGTGCAGATTATGATTTAGAAATATTACAAAATACAAAAAAAATAAATGAGTATGATTTATCAATAAATCAAATTAATATAAAACTTCAATATTCAAAACTATATTTTAAAACGAGGGTATAAAAATAATGGATGAAAATTTACAAAAAGAGTTAGATAAATACAAAAATAAGAAATCAAAGAAAAGAACTATTTTTATACTACTTCTTTCTTTATTTATTATTGGGGGAGTTTGTTATTATTATTTTATCGCTAATAAAAATCAACAAAAAGAAGTTCATTATAATACTTCAAAGATCAAAAAGGGTGATTTAGAAGTTTTAGTTTCAGCTACAGGGAATCTAAAACCAACTAATAGTGTTGATATAGGAATTGAAGTTTCAGGAACTATAAAAAATATATATGTAGATTTTAATGATGAAGTTAAAGTAGGGCAAGTATTGGCAAAGCTTGATACTACAAAATTACAAGCACAAGTGGATAGCTCAAAGGCCTCATTAACCATTGCAAAAGCAAACCTAAAAGAAAATGAAGTAAATGTTAAAAGTAAAAAATTAACTTATACAAGAACATTAAAAATGTATAAACAATCAAATGGAAAATATCCTTCAAAAAATGTGCTTGATGAAGCAAAATTTAATTATGAAAGTGCCCTTTCAGCTTATGATTCAATGAAAGCAAGAGTAACACAAGCAGAGTTTAATCTAAAAACAGATGAACAAAATCTTGATAAAGCAGTTGTAAAATCTTCTATAAATGGAATAGTATTAAATAGAGCTGTAGAGGTGGGACAAACAGTTGCTGCTTCTATGTCAACTCCTGTATTATTTACCCTTGCAAAAGATTTATCAAAAATGGATTTAGTGGTTAGTATAGATGAAGCAGATGTTGCAAATATAAAAAAAGGTTTAAAAGTAACCTTTACAGTGGATGCTTATCCTAAAGAGACATTTAAAGGTACAATAAAACAAGTTAGATTAAATCCTATAGAAGTAAATGGAGTGGTTACTTACGAAACTGTAGTACTTGTTGATAATGAAAAATTACTTTTAAGACCAGGAATGACAGCTAGTGCAGAAATTATTACAAAAGAATCAAAGAATAAATTACTTGTACCAAATAGTGCATTAAGATTCAAACCAGTAATAACAAATAAAAAATCAAAAGTAAGTTTAGTAGGTCCTAAGCGACCTATGAAGAAAAGAGAAGCAAAAGATGTAAATAAAAATGAGTTTGGAATAGTTTGGGTATTAAAAGATAATAAACCACAAAAAGTAAGAGTAAAAGTATTAGATACAAATGGTACCCTAACAAGTGTTGAATCAAATGAGTTAAAAGTTGGCGATGAAGTAATTGTTTCTCAAAGTAGTGATGATGAATGATAATGAAGTAATAATTGAGTTTAAAAATATAGTTAAAACCTATGGAAAAGGGGAAGCTAAAACTCATGCTCTAAATGGAATAAATTTTGCTATAAAAAAAGGAGAGTTTATATCTATTATGGGTTCTAGTGGAAGTGGAAAATCCACATCTATGAATATAATAGGTTGTTTAGATTCTCCAAGCAGTGGAGAGTATTTATTTAATAATATAAATGTAGAAAAACTAAATCGAAACCAATTGGCATTGATACGAAAAAATTATATTGGCTTTGTTTTTCAAGGTTTTAATTTACTTGGAAGAACAAGTGCTTTAGAAAATGTTGAGTTACCTTTGATATATAGAAAAGTTCCTTCTAAACAAAGAAAAGAATTAGCAATGAACGCTCTAAAAAAAGTAGGTTTAGAAAGTGTTTCTCACCATGCACCCTCACAACTTTCAGGTGGACAACAACAACGTGTTGCTATTGCAAGAGCTTTAGTATCAGACCCTTTGATACTTTTAGCAGATGAGCCAACTGGAAACTTAGATAGTATAAAAAGTGTTGAGATTTTAAATTTATTAAAACAGTTGAATGAAGAATTAAATATTACAATTATTATGATAACCCATGAAGAAGAGATGGCAGCATATTCAAATAGAATAATTTATTTTAGAGATGGGCATATTGATGATAGTTTAAAAAGAGGATTTAAATAATGTTATTAAAAGCCTTTTTAATTGCTATAAAAGAGATAAGAAGAAATATTTTGCGTTCTATTTTAACTGTTTTAGGAATAGTAATAGGTGTTGCTTCTGTTATTGGTATGGTAATGCTTGGAGATGGAACAACAGCTAGTGTAAAAGCAAATATAGAAAAGCTTGGAACAAATATGCTAATACTTCGTGTTGGTCAAGAGCGAAGAGGAGGGCCACGAACTGATAATAGTGCAAAACCTTTTAAGCTTACTGATGTAGCTGCTATCAAAAACCAAATAGATAATCTAAAAGCAGTGGCACCTGATAATAGTACAGGAGTCAATTTAATTTATTTAAATAAAAGTTATACTTCAAGTGTGGTTGGAACCAATAATGATTATTTTGTCATAAAAGATTGGAAATTAAAAGATGGAAGATATTTTGATGATAGTGAATTAAATAGTGGGAAATCATCTTGTATTTTGGGTACAACTATTGTAAAACAACTCTTTGGAGATGAGAATCCTGTGGGTGCAAAAATTAGATTAAAAAGCTTTTCTTGTAATGTTATTGGAGTTTTGGAATCAAAAGGTGCATCAACTTTTGGGCAGGATCAAGATGAGATAGTTGTTGTTCCTATACGAATGTTACAAAGAAAAATACAAGGGAATAAAGATGTAAAATCAATAGTTATCTCTGTAAATTCAAATAAAAATATAAAAAGAGCTAAAGAAGACATAAAACTTTTAATGCAAAATAGAAGAGCTATAAAAGTAGGTGAAAGTGATAACTTTTATATAAGAGATATGGAAGACTTACTCTCCTCTATGACTTCAACCACAAAGATGCTTACTTATTTATTGGGTTCAATAGCAGCGATTAGTTTGCTTGTCGGAGGTATTGGTATTATGAATATTATGCTTGTATCTGTGACTGAGCGAACAAAAGAGATAGGTATTAGACTTGCAATTGGTGCAATGGAGAGTGAAGTTTTACTTCAATTTTTAGTTGAAGCCATAGTTTTATCTACACTTGGTGGAATTATTGGGATAATTTTAGGTATTAGTATAGGTTATCTTGGTGTTTCATCTTTTGATTTACCCTTTATAATAAATGAAAAAATAATCCTAATTGCCTTTTTATTTTCTACTCTTATAGGAGTTGTCTTTGGATATTTCCCCGCAAGAAAAGCTGCAAGGCTAAACCCTATTGATGCCTTAAGATATGAATAATAAATAATTATTGTAAATAAAAAAGATAAAACAACAAATTATTTAGGTGCATCAGTTGTAACTGCGAGTGTATTATTAAGTTCAGTTAGTTTGAATGCTGATTCTTATTCATCAAAATCTAGAGTAGATAGTAATGCTTGGACTATATTTTGTCTGCTTCAGCAGATGAAATAAATTATAGAATGAATAAGTAAGCATTCGATAAAATATCTCTTTTAAGCAGAACATTTTATGTTCGCTCTTGCTACCTCAGGAGCTTTAGGTGTAGCACATATTTTAAAAATACTAAAAGATGAGTTAGAAGTTTCTATGGCACTTACAGGGTGTAAAACCCTTAAAGATATTACAAAAGAGATTTTATATTAGAAAAAGGACTTAAATGCACAAAAAGTTTTTATTTAAAGTACATATGATTTTAGGTTTAACAGCTGGAGTTATTTTATTAATTATGGGAATAACAGGAGCAATGCTATCTTATCAAAAAGAGATATTAAAATATATAAATAAAGATAGTTTTATAGTAGAAGTTCCAAGTACAAAAAGATTATCTGGAAAAGAGATATTAGAAAAATTTGAGCAAAAATTTCCCGATGCTAAAATAAATGCATTTATTTTTTCTAGTAGTGCAAATAGATCTGTAGTTATTAATGTAAAAGCTAATGGTGAAGGAAAACAAGCAAGAAGGGGAATAAATTATTATATTAATCCCTATACATCAGAAGTTTTACCAAGCACACAAGGCTATACATTTTTTAAACTTATTGAAAGAATTCATAGGGGATTGATAATTGGAGAAGTTGGAAAACAAATAAGTGGAATCTGTACTTTTGCACTTTTAATACTTATGTTTAGTGGAATATATGTCTATTGGAAAAGAATAAAAAATTCATTTTTCAAAAGTTTTACCTTTAGTTTTAAGAATAAAAAAAGAGCATTTTTATCAAATATGCACTTTGCTATTGGTATGTGGGTAATACCATTTTATTTGTTATTATGTATTACTGGTGTTACTATGACATATGATTGGGTAAAAGATGGCTTATATAAAGTTTCAGGAGTTGAAAAACCTATACGACAAAAAAGAATGCCAGCAGCTAATAATAAAAAAGGTGAAGTTACAGTTTCTATATCAAATGGTGATGTAGAAAAAATAGTTCAACTATTTAATAAAAATGTCAAAGAGTATGAAAATGCTACTTTACAAATTGGCAAAAAAAGTGATGTAGTAAAAATAAGTTATTTTGCAAAAAATGCAATTCATGATAGGGCAAGAAGTGAGATAACATTAAATACAAAAACAAATAAAGTAATAAAAGATGATAAATTTGAAGATAAAGCTTTAAATGATAGATTAATGAGAAGTATTATTCCTCTTCATACAGGAGAATATTTTGGTCTTTTAGTTCAAGGAATATTAGGAATATCATCCCTAATGATGGTACTATTTACAATAACTGGTTTTATGATGTATTTTAAAAGAAAAGAGAAAAAATCAGCCAAAAAAATATAATCTAACAAAAAACACCTACTAATTAGCTATTTTTCTTAGTAATATAAATAAAAAACTAGGGAAATAGCTTTGAGACAAATACTTTGGTTCAGACGTGATTTAAGAATTATTGATAATAAAATCTTAGAAAAAGCATCCAATGAAGTACTGCCTATATTTATTTTCGATAAAAATATTTTAGAAAAACTAGATTTTGATGATAAAAGGGTTACTTTTATTTATGATGCAGTATTAGCTTTAAAAAAGTCACTCCAAGAGCTTGGATTAGATTTATATATTTTTTTTGATACTCCTAAAAATGTATTTACAAAATTAAAAAATGAAGGTTTTGATGAAGTCTTATGTTCATGTGATTTTGACTCTTATTCGATAAAAAGAGATAAACAGATAAATGAAATATTGCCTTTAAAAAGATATTTAGACTCATTTCTAATCAATCCAAATAAAAACCTGAAAAAAGATGGAACACCTTATAAAGTATTTACCCCTTTTTACAAATCCCTATCTTGGTTAACTTCATCAGATAAAATAGGGGAAGCTATGATAAATCCAAATTTAAAGTTAAGTAAATATGAAAATAAGACTCCTACACTAGACGAGCTAGGATTTGAAAGGGTTACTTTACCAGAGTTTTTAAAAAAATCACCACAAAACAGGCTAGATGATTTTAAAGAAAAAGTTAAAGAATATGAGAAAAATAGAGATATATTTTACAAAGATGGAACTTCAAATTTAGGAGTTGATTTAAGATTTGGAACCCTATCACCTAGAATGATTTTTAATGAAATAAAAAAATCAGATAAAGAAAATAGTGAAGCTTTTATTAGACAACTTTTTTGGAGAGAGTTTTATAATTATATTTTATTTCATTTTCCAAATAGTGAAAATGAAAATTGGAATGGTATTGAAATATCTTGGAGTGAAGATGAAGAAGACTTTCAAAAATGGTGCGAAGGAAAAACAGGAGTACCTATAATAGATGCAGCTATGCGACATTTTAATAAAACAGGTATGATGCACAATCGACTTAGAATGATTGTCTCTTCTTTTTTATGTAAAAATTTATTAATTGATTGGAAAAAAGGGGAGCAATATTTTGCAAAAAAGCTACTTGATTATGAGGCAAGTTCAAATATTGGCTCATGGCAATGGGCTGCAAGTACAGGGGCTGATAGTGTGCCATATTTTAGAATCTTTAATCCATACTTACAATCAGCAAAATTCGATAAAGAAGCTATATTTATAAAAAGTGTAATGCCTGAACTAAAAGATGTGGATGCTAAATTAATACATATTGAAGGAGCTTTAAAAGACAAATATGTAAATTCAATAGTAGATATTAAGTACTCAAGAGATAGGGCAATGAGAATTTTTAAAGAGGCAAAAAATGCAAAAGTATGATTTGGCAATAATTGGTTCAGGAATTGGTGGAGCATTAATTGCAGCACTAAATAAAGATAAAAGTCATATTCTTTTTGAAAAAGATTCTAATCTTGGAGGATGTGCTAGTACTTTTAAAAGATTTGGAAATTATTATAATACAGGAGCTACAACTTTTGTAGGATATGAAGAAAATCATATTTTAAAAAATATGTTTGATAAAATCAAATATGTCCCAAATATCTCTGAATCAAAAATCGCAATAAGAACAATACAAAATAAAAAAGTAGTAGATAGAGTAAGGGATTTTGAAGAGTTTTTAACACAAATACAAGAAAACTATCCAAATGAAAATAATAGAATTTTTTGGGAAAAAATAAAAGATATTGATGAAAAGTTTTGGCAAATCAAAGATATACATTTTGCAAAATATAGTCTGAACTCTTATATAAAATCTTTGAGTACTTTTAAAGATATGATAAAAGTTTTTAAGCTGGATTTGCTTAAAAGTGCAAGTTCATTTATCAAAGAGACTTTAGGAGAGATAACACAAGGATATCAAAGTTTTATAGATGCTCAACTTCTTATTACTGTGCAAAGTAAATCAAAAGATATCTCTTTATTATCTATGGCTTTAGGCTTAGCTTACCCTTTTCATAAAGTATTTTATGTAAATAATGGCATGGGTTCAATTATAGAAGAGATACTAAAAGAGGTAAATGTTCATAAAAAAGAAGAGATATTAAAAATCAAAAAATCAAAAGATTCTTATGTGATTACTTCATCAAAAGGTGAATATCAAGCAAAAAAAATTGTACTAAATACAACTGTATATGATAGTAAAAATCTTTTTGGAGAAAAAATAAAAAAATATTATGAAAAGTTTGAGTTTAGTGATCAAAGTGCTTTTACAAGCTATCTTACAATTAACAGTAAAGAGAAGTTTTTAGACCACTATCAAATCATATTAGAGCCTGATATCCCAAATTGTATTTCCAATTCATTTTTTATCTCTTTTTCAAAACTAAGTGATGAGAAAATGAGTCAAAATGGATATAGTGTAACTATTTCAACCCATACAAAAGTTAGTACTTGGAAAGCCCTATCAAAAGATGATTATAAAAAACAAAAAGAGTTGACACAAAACTTTATATTAGAGCATTTTTTAGATTATTTTGATAACATAAGTTCAGAACAAATAACAAAAATATTTTCTGCTACTTGTTTGACTTTTCAAAGATTTATAGGAAGAGCAAATTGTGGAGGAAAAGCTTTAAATATAAAGTCAGCTTTACAAATTCCCTCTTGTAAAACACCTTTTGAAGGTTTATATAATGTAGGAGATACAGTCTTTGCTGGTCAAGGGTGGCCAGGAGTTGCTATAGGTGTAAATATATTAAATAAGGAGCTAAATGAAAAGCTTTGAATTACAAATTTCTTATAAAGACTGGCTTTATATAATTATTATAGGAATACTTTTTGGTTTTTTGATTTCTTTAGTTTTTTATTATACAAATGAAGAGATTAGATATCTCTCAACTATTGCTTTTAGTACTTCATGTGCTTTTTTTATATCTTTCTTTTCTTTTTTATTTATCTCTATTTCAAATTTTTATATTTTGCCAAATGTTAAAAAAAGATATTGGTATTTTATTAGTTTTATATTCTCTTTTTTAGCTGGGTGGTGTGGGTTTTCTTTGACTTATATTTTATTTAGTGATAGCTATCCAATAGTAAAATTAATATCACAATATTGGCTAGATATTAGTACAACTATTGGATTATTAACTTTTTTGATTGGTTTGATATTGCATCAATTTATTTCCATGAAATATAAGAATGAAATAACTCATAGTGAGATATTACAAACAAAATTACAAGCCTTGGAGGGTGAGTTAAATCCCCACTTTTTATTTAATGCTTTAAATTCTATTTCAGAACTTATATATCAAGATCAAAAAAAAGCAGAAGAATCAGTTTTGAAATTATCAAAATTTTTAAGAAATGCCATTACAAAAAAGGGTTTGATTGATTTAAAAAGTGAAATTGATATGTTAAATACATATTTACATATAGAGAATATAAGATTTGATAAAAAAATAGTTTTTAATCTAAATTGTGATGAAAAATATTATGATATGCTTTTACCAAAATTTTCCATCCAACTTCTTGTAGAAAATGCAATAAAACATGGTTTTACAGGGGAGAGTTTGCTTATTGATGTGAATGTAACTGATAAAAAAATAGAAGTAATAAATAGCGGGAAAGTTACTTCTAAAGTTACCTTTGGAGTGGGATTAAATAATTTGCAAAAAAGATTACAAATACTTAAAATCGGATATTTAAAAAGTTCAATAGAAAATAATAAAATGAAATTTACAATATATAGGAGTAATAGATGAAAGTAATGATAGTAGATGATGAAAAGCTAGCTCTTAGTAGATTAACAAGACTTCTAAATGAAGAAGGAATAAAAGATATTGTAAGTTTTGATTCTCCAAGTCTTGCTTTAGTAGAGGCAACAAAGAGTAAGTTCGATGTAGTATTTTTAGATATTTCAATGCCACAAATGAATGGCTTGGAACTAGCTAATGTTATTTTATCTATGGAACCTAAAACTTTTATTGTATTTCAAACAGCATATAGTGAGTATGCAATAGAGGCTTTAAAAATTGGTGGAATAGATTATTTAATGAAACCAATAGAGAGTGATGATATAAAAAGAGTACTAGAAAAAATAAAAAGTTTTAAACAATCAAATGAAGCTAGTGATGAAAAACTTTTAGGGAAAAGGGGAAATAAAATATATTTAATCAAACTTGATGATATATATTTTATAAAAGCAGATCTTGATGAGGTGCTTGTTCGTATAAAAGATGCAGATGTATATGTAAAAAGAAAAATTGGGGATTTAGAAAAACTTTTAGATAAAAAGAAGTTTTTTAGAATACACCGCTCAATTATTGTAAATGTGGACAAAATAAAATCAATGGAGAGTGTAGAACAGTCAAAATTGACTATTAGCTTTGAAAATATCGATTCAGTGGT
This portion of the Arcobacter nitrofigilis DSM 7299 genome encodes:
- a CDS encoding cryptochrome/photolyase family protein, whose product is MRQILWFRRDLRIIDNKILEKASNEVLPIFIFDKNILEKLDFDDKRVTFIYDAVLALKKSLQELGLDLYIFFDTPKNVFTKLKNEGFDEVLCSCDFDSYSIKRDKQINEILPLKRYLDSFLINPNKNLKKDGTPYKVFTPFYKSLSWLTSSDKIGEAMINPNLKLSKYENKTPTLDELGFERVTLPEFLKKSPQNRLDDFKEKVKEYEKNRDIFYKDGTSNLGVDLRFGTLSPRMIFNEIKKSDKENSEAFIRQLFWREFYNYILFHFPNSENENWNGIEISWSEDEEDFQKWCEGKTGVPIIDAAMRHFNKTGMMHNRLRMIVSSFLCKNLLIDWKKGEQYFAKKLLDYEASSNIGSWQWAASTGADSVPYFRIFNPYLQSAKFDKEAIFIKSVMPELKDVDAKLIHIEGALKDKYVNSIVDIKYSRDRAMRIFKEAKNAKV
- a CDS encoding ABC transporter permease, with product MLLKAFLIAIKEIRRNILRSILTVLGIVIGVASVIGMVMLGDGTTASVKANIEKLGTNMLILRVGQERRGGPRTDNSAKPFKLTDVAAIKNQIDNLKAVAPDNSTGVNLIYLNKSYTSSVVGTNNDYFVIKDWKLKDGRYFDDSELNSGKSSCILGTTIVKQLFGDENPVGAKIRLKSFSCNVIGVLESKGASTFGQDQDEIVVVPIRMLQRKIQGNKDVKSIVISVNSNKNIKRAKEDIKLLMQNRRAIKVGESDNFYIRDMEDLLSSMTSTTKMLTYLLGSIAAISLLVGGIGIMNIMLVSVTERTKEIGIRLAIGAMESEVLLQFLVEAIVLSTLGGIIGIILGISIGYLGVSSFDLPFIINEKIILIAFLFSTLIGVVFGYFPARKAARLNPIDALRYE
- a CDS encoding alpha-hydroxy-acid oxidizing protein; this encodes MFALATSGALGVAHILKILKDELEVSMALTGCKTLKDITKEILY
- a CDS encoding TolC family protein; this translates as MYKLIIMLVFCSLLSANELSILKDSKKQLRQTEKQRIEEKYNSANKDWIAPITISSGIKRGHSFSSQSDNLTKSVSIGFTQSIYKSGGIEFTIKNAKDVLNSDLINWEIENNAILETIYETLLQIKQLKIQIEQNKYSLKNKEIQLELKKIQYEAGNADITELNNAIIDKNSQFKQNIATENALKDKEYELSKYTNLKYDQIELLDFKGINKKDFINNNLNIKYEKAQVESLDSSYKKLKSTYLPQVTLGTSYAYSKNNDMVNDYETSSKDGSISLNVSMPIYDINKSSTLEESRLSLLKQKLNLNDIKEQIKYEYDQILNQIDTYEKQAKVIKDNLNLYTELINANKSSNDAGMSADYDLEILQNTKKINEYDLSINQINIKLQYSKLYFKTRV
- a CDS encoding LytR/AlgR family response regulator transcription factor, translated to MKVMIVDDEKLALSRLTRLLNEEGIKDIVSFDSPSLALVEATKSKFDVVFLDISMPQMNGLELANVILSMEPKTFIVFQTAYSEYAIEALKIGGIDYLMKPIESDDIKRVLEKIKSFKQSNEASDEKLLGKRGNKIYLIKLDDIYFIKADLDEVLVRIKDADVYVKRKIGDLEKLLDKKKFFRIHRSIIVNVDKIKSMESVEQSKLTISFENIDSVVTSSKDGAKEFREYLERRSL
- a CDS encoding PepSY-associated TM helix domain-containing protein, with protein sequence MHKKFLFKVHMILGLTAGVILLIMGITGAMLSYQKEILKYINKDSFIVEVPSTKRLSGKEILEKFEQKFPDAKINAFIFSSSANRSVVINVKANGEGKQARRGINYYINPYTSEVLPSTQGYTFFKLIERIHRGLIIGEVGKQISGICTFALLILMFSGIYVYWKRIKNSFFKSFTFSFKNKKRAFLSNMHFAIGMWVIPFYLLLCITGVTMTYDWVKDGLYKVSGVEKPIRQKRMPAANNKKGEVTVSISNGDVEKIVQLFNKNVKEYENATLQIGKKSDVVKISYFAKNAIHDRARSEITLNTKTNKVIKDDKFEDKALNDRLMRSIIPLHTGEYFGLLVQGILGISSLMMVLFTITGFMMYFKRKEKKSAKKI
- a CDS encoding ABC transporter ATP-binding protein, encoding MMNDNEVIIEFKNIVKTYGKGEAKTHALNGINFAIKKGEFISIMGSSGSGKSTSMNIIGCLDSPSSGEYLFNNINVEKLNRNQLALIRKNYIGFVFQGFNLLGRTSALENVELPLIYRKVPSKQRKELAMNALKKVGLESVSHHAPSQLSGGQQQRVAIARALVSDPLILLADEPTGNLDSIKSVEILNLLKQLNEELNITIIMITHEEEMAAYSNRIIYFRDGHIDDSLKRGFK
- a CDS encoding phytoene desaturase family protein, giving the protein MQKYDLAIIGSGIGGALIAALNKDKSHILFEKDSNLGGCASTFKRFGNYYNTGATTFVGYEENHILKNMFDKIKYVPNISESKIAIRTIQNKKVVDRVRDFEEFLTQIQENYPNENNRIFWEKIKDIDEKFWQIKDIHFAKYSLNSYIKSLSTFKDMIKVFKLDLLKSASSFIKETLGEITQGYQSFIDAQLLITVQSKSKDISLLSMALGLAYPFHKVFYVNNGMGSIIEEILKEVNVHKKEEILKIKKSKDSYVITSSKGEYQAKKIVLNTTVYDSKNLFGEKIKKYYEKFEFSDQSAFTSYLTINSKEKFLDHYQIILEPDIPNCISNSFFISFSKLSDEKMSQNGYSVTISTHTKVSTWKALSKDDYKKQKELTQNFILEHFLDYFDNISSEQITKIFSATCLTFQRFIGRANCGGKALNIKSALQIPSCKTPFEGLYNVGDTVFAGQGWPGVAIGVNILNKELNEKL
- a CDS encoding efflux RND transporter periplasmic adaptor subunit; protein product: MDENLQKELDKYKNKKSKKRTIFILLLSLFIIGGVCYYYFIANKNQQKEVHYNTSKIKKGDLEVLVSATGNLKPTNSVDIGIEVSGTIKNIYVDFNDEVKVGQVLAKLDTTKLQAQVDSSKASLTIAKANLKENEVNVKSKKLTYTRTLKMYKQSNGKYPSKNVLDEAKFNYESALSAYDSMKARVTQAEFNLKTDEQNLDKAVVKSSINGIVLNRAVEVGQTVAASMSTPVLFTLAKDLSKMDLVVSIDEADVANIKKGLKVTFTVDAYPKETFKGTIKQVRLNPIEVNGVVTYETVVLVDNEKLLLRPGMTASAEIITKESKNKLLVPNSALRFKPVITNKKSKVSLVGPKRPMKKREAKDVNKNEFGIVWVLKDNKPQKVRVKVLDTNGTLTSVESNELKVGDEVIVSQSSDDE
- a CDS encoding sensor histidine kinase — translated: MKSFELQISYKDWLYIIIIGILFGFLISLVFYYTNEEIRYLSTIAFSTSCAFFISFFSFLFISISNFYILPNVKKRYWYFISFIFSFLAGWCGFSLTYILFSDSYPIVKLISQYWLDISTTIGLLTFLIGLILHQFISMKYKNEITHSEILQTKLQALEGELNPHFLFNALNSISELIYQDQKKAEESVLKLSKFLRNAITKKGLIDLKSEIDMLNTYLHIENIRFDKKIVFNLNCDEKYYDMLLPKFSIQLLVENAIKHGFTGESLLIDVNVTDKKIEVINSGKVTSKVTFGVGLNNLQKRLQILKIGYLKSSIENNKMKFTIYRSNR